In Sphingobacterium sp. SYP-B4668, the sequence TTCTTCGTTAATCGCTAAATCCTTTTCGATGTAGGTATTGGAAGACGCGATAAAAGCTTCCGGTTGATAGTAATCGTAGTAAGACACAAAATAATTGACAGAATTTTCAGGAAAAAACTGTTTAAACTCCCCGTATAGCTGAGCGGCCAATGTCTTATTATGACTAAGTATCAGCGCAGGTCGTTGCGTTTCTTGAATCACATTCGCAATCGTAAATGTCTTACCAGACCCTGTAACCCCCAAAAGTGTTTGATAAGTCTCTCCTTCATTTACCCCTGCAACTAGTTCTTTAATCGCTTGTGGCTGATCGCCAGTAGGACGGTATTCGGACGTGAGTTTAAATTTCATGTAGCACCCTTCAATAAAGTATAAACTTAGATAAAATGCTTTGCATTCACAAACCGAGGGCTGCAAGCACACATCCCCCCATTGACGCAAGACAGTCTAATTCTACCATAAAAAATTAGTCCCGCTACAGCTCGATAACAATAATACATAGTGCACATCGGAAAGGCAAGTAGATTCATTCCTCTTGACACTCTCTGGTATCATAATCGCAATCAAACTAGGGTGCCATCTTAAAGTCGCCAAATCACAAAGTGTAAAAAATCCGATCTGCATAACAAGGTTCGTTCATACTGTTTCAAACAATTCTAGTATTTTTTACGTATATTAACTAGCAAACATCCAAACCGTATGACAACGATCCTGACAAAACAAAATAGTATAGCCAATCAATACATCTCCGAATTACGAGATGTCCATATTCAGCAAGACCGAATGCGATTCAGACGAAATCTGGAACGTATAGGAGAGATAATGGCCTACGAAATAAGCAAAACATTAGAGTACAAACAAGTATCTGTCGAGACCCCATTGGGTATTGCCGAGACGCATCTTCCCATAGAACATCCCGTACTAGGCACTATCATCAGAGCAGGACTACCTTTTCATCAAGGGTTTCTTAACGTGTTCGACCGTTCCGACAATGCATTTGTAGCCGCATATAGACATACAAAAAAAAGTGGAGAATTTGAGATTCACAAAAAATATGTCAACACACCCAATCTGGAAGACAAGATTGTCATTATTGCAGACCCCATGCTGGCGACTGGCCAAAGCTTAGTACTATGTTGTAAAGAGCTCTTGGCCGAGCACAACATCAAAGAACTCCACATTGCAGTAGTCATAGCGTCCGAAGAAGGCCTCAGACATGTCAAAGCATTCCTACCAGAAGCCATACTATGGGTGGGCGACGTAGACAATGAACTGACAAGTAAGGCATATATCGTTCCAGGACTAGGCGACGCCGGTGACCTTGCCTATGGAAACAAGGAATAACCATTATATGTAATTAATTAACAATAATTTAGCACACAAAAATGCAAAAACACGATTTACAACAGTTACATTTATACTATCATACGGTACGTTCTTTTTCACCCTTAAAATTTTCACTTTATGAATTGGCAAAAATACAATGGCGAGTACATCCGCATTCCCATCATGGAAGCCGTGGAAGAAATCATTAGTAGAGAGACGCACTTAGGCAATAGACTCAAAGTATACATCGGAACAGACTCTCAGGTCAAGCGAGGAATTATAGATTTTGCAACAGTCATCGTCTTTCTTCGAGAACACAAAGGTGGCTTTATGTTCAT encodes:
- the upp gene encoding uracil phosphoribosyltransferase, with the translated sequence MTTILTKQNSIANQYISELRDVHIQQDRMRFRRNLERIGEIMAYEISKTLEYKQVSVETPLGIAETHLPIEHPVLGTIIRAGLPFHQGFLNVFDRSDNAFVAAYRHTKKSGEFEIHKKYVNTPNLEDKIVIIADPMLATGQSLVLCCKELLAEHNIKELHIAVVIASEEGLRHVKAFLPEAILWVGDVDNELTSKAYIVPGLGDAGDLAYGNKE